A genomic window from Silene latifolia isolate original U9 population chromosome 11, ASM4854445v1, whole genome shotgun sequence includes:
- the LOC141610719 gene encoding putative xyloglucan endotransglucosylase/hydrolase protein 32, with amino-acid sequence MAQIWCVIVVIMISSSLINAQPSPGYYPSSQVATNSFYQNFRTLWGAQHQNVQGDTLTLWLDRSSGSGFKSLKQYRSGYFSAAIKLQPGYTAGVITSFYLSNQEDFPGYHDEIDIEFLGTTPGKPYTLQTNIYNRGSGDGRLIGREMRFHLWFDPTQDFHNYAVFWSPDQILFFVDDVPIRRYPRKNDATFPNRPMWAYGSIWDASSWATEDGKYKADYNYSPFVGSYKNFKVSGCDLGGSGYGSCLPRVSPYGSGVLSSQQVSAMQWAQGNYMVYNYCQDSRRDHTLTPEC; translated from the exons ATGGCACAAATATGGTGTGTAATTGTGGTAATTATGATAAGTAGTAGTTTGATAAATGCACAACCATCACCAGGATACTACCCAAGTTCACAAGTTGCTACAAATAGTTTCTATCAAAACTTTAGAACTTTATGGGGTGCTCAACATCAAAATGTCCAGGGTGATACTCTTACTCTTTGGCTCGATCGCTCTTCCG GTAGCGGGTTCAAGTCGCTTAAGCAATATCGGTCCGGCTACTTTAGTGCCGCGATAAAGCTACAACCAGGATACACTGCCGGAGTTATCACATCCTTCTAC ctATCAAACCAAGAAGATTTTCCTGGATACCATGATGAAATTGATATAGAATTCCTTGGAACAACTCCTGGAAAACCATACACATTGCAAACAAATATATATAATAGAGGAAGTGGTGATGGAAGATTAATTGGACGTGAAATGAGATTTCACCTATGGTTCGACCCTACCCAAGATTTCCACAATTACGCCGTCTTTTGGTCGCCGGATCAAATCTT ATTCTTTGTTGATGATGTCCCAATAAGAAGGTACCCTAGGAAAAACGACGCAACATTTCCAAACAGGCCAATGTGGGCTTATGGATCCATTTGGGATGCATCTTCATGGGCCACAGAGGATGGCAAGTACAAGGCTGATTACAACTACTCCCCTTTTGTGGGTAGCTACAAAAATTTCAAGGTTTCCGGTTGCGATTTAGGCGGGAGTGGTTACGGTTCGTGCCTTCCTAGGGTCTCGCCATATGGGTCGGGTGTTTTGAGCTCGCAACAAGTCTCGGCGATGCAATGGGCTCAGGGGAACTATATGGTGTATAATTATTGCCAGGATTCGAGGAGAGATCATACTCTTACACCAGAATGTTAA
- the LOC141610718 gene encoding protein BCCIP homolog, producing the protein MPRKPRRSGLSAPCPFTFSPFGRSISRASAACSSFNKSSNSKFDGLRANDPASASDSSEEEEAPEVSSSEEESAEEVVQADFAFFDPKPNNFHGVKTLLPNYLDDTQWDLSGFADIIIAQTTVGSVVRIEDDEDEGLFAFLTVLNLGRYKAHKCIAELKDYLLKVCPEDGPVGKLKILLGDDAQNVGLIVSQRVTNLPPQLLPPLYDALFDEISWATEDEPTVDLRKSFRFKHFLLVSRIYKKIARNKKGSASGSNEDVIYVKAEDELFHQLSSWSFTFPLRTQPPSAQELKDYRMIGLVMAVKADKAPTFRQQLRSLIDDS; encoded by the exons ATGCCTCGAAAACCTCGAAGATCTGGATTGTCGGCGCCTTGCCCATTCACCTTCTCACCATTTGGTCGTTCGATTTCTAGAGCTTCTGCAGCTTGTTCGTCCTTTAACAAATCCTCTAATTCCAAGTTTGACG GTTTAAGGGCAAATGATCCAGCATCAGCATCCGACTCTTCTGAAGAAGAAGAAGCACCTGAAGTTAGCTCTTCAGAAGAAGAATCAGCTGAA GAAGTCGTCCAGGCAGACTTTGCATTCTTCgaccctaaacctaataacttCCATGGAGTGAAGACTCTACTACCCAACTATCTTGATGATACGCAATGGGATCTAAGTGGTTTTGCGGACATAATAATCGCACAGACAACAGTTGGATCCGTAGTCAGGATAGAGGACGATGAAGACGAGGGATTATTCGCATTTCTTACAGTTTTGAATTTAGGGAGATACAAG GCTCATAAGTGTATTGCTGAACTCAAGGACTACTTGCTCAAAGTATGTCCAGAGGACGGTCCAGTTGGTAAGCTGAAAATACTTTTGGGGGACGATGCTCAGAATGTTGGCCTGATTGTTTCTCAGCGTGTCACTAATCTTCCCCCTCAGCTGTTGCCGCCTCTTTATGATGCACTGTTTGATGAAATTTCTTGGGCGACTGAAGATGAG CCGACTGTGGATCTCCGAAAATCATTCCGCTTTAAACACTTCTTACTGGTCTCTAGAATATACAAG AAAATTGCGCGAAATAAGAAAGGCTCAGCTAGTGGCAGTAACGAAGATGTGATTTACGTGAAGGCAGAAGATGAACTTTTTCATCAG CTCTCCTCATGGTCATTCACTTTTCCTTTGAGAACGCAACCGCCGTCTGCGCAAGAG CTAAAAGATTATCGGATGATCGGACTAGTGATGGCTGTTAAGGCAGACAAAGCCCCTACTTTCCGACAACAGTTGCGATCTCTTATTGACGACTCTTGA